One Panicum virgatum strain AP13 chromosome 3N, P.virgatum_v5, whole genome shotgun sequence DNA segment encodes these proteins:
- the LOC120664479 gene encoding mitochondrial adenine nucleotide transporter ADNT1-like: MASEDVVGKSRGDTAVTTIVNLAEEAKLAREGVKGPGHQVLTICKSLVAGGVAGGVSRTAVAPLERLKILLQVQNPHSIKYNGTIQGLKYIWRTEGLRGLFKGNGTNCARIVPNSAVKFFSYEQASKGILWAYRQQTGDEDAQLSPLLRLGAGACAGIIAMSATYPMDMVRGRITVQTDKSPYQYRGMFHALGTVYREEGFRALYRGWLPSVIGVVPYVGLNFAVYESLKDWLLQTNPLGLANDNELHVVTRLGCGAVAGTIGQTVAYPLDVIRRRMQMVGWSHADSIVTGQSKEALQYNGMIDAFRKTVRHEGVGALYKGLVPNSVKVVPSIAIAFVTYEIVKDVLGVEMRISD, translated from the exons aTGGCATCGGAGGACGTGGTGGGGAAGAGCAGGGGCGACACGGCCGTCACCACCATCGTCAACCTGGCGGAGGAGGCCAAGCTCGCGCGCGAGGGGGTCAAGGGGCCGGGGCACCAGGTCCTCACCATCTGCAAgtcgctcgtcgccggcggcgtcgctggGGGAGT GTCACGCACTGCTGTTGCTCCGCTTGAACGATTGAAAATCTTGCTCCAG GTTCAAAATCCACACAGTATCAAGTACAATGGTACAATTCAAGGTCTCAAGTATATATGGAGAACCGAGGGCCTCCGTGGCCTTTTCAAGGGCAATGGTACCAATTGTGCAAGGATTGTTCCAAATTCTGCTGTGAAGTTTTTTAGCTACGAGCAGGCATCAAA GGGAATTTTGTGGGCGTACCGTCAACAGACTGGGGACG AGGATGCTCAGCTTAGTCCACTCTTACGCCTTGGAGCTGGAGCTTGTGCTGGTATCATAGCCATGTCTGCTACTTACCCGATGGATATGGTTAGGGGTAGGATCACCGTTCAG ACAGACAAGTCTCCCTATCAGTACCGTGGTATGTTTCATGCACTGGGCACAGTTTACCGTGAGGAAGGCTTTCGTGCTTTGTACAGAGGGTGGCTTCCATCTGTAATCGGAGTT GTTCCGTATGTTGGCCTCAACTTTGCTGTTTACGAGTCTCTCAAGGACTGGCTGCTCCAGACAAATCCTCTTGGGCTTGCAAATGATAACGAGCTGCATGTAGTTACAAGGCTTGGGTGTGGAGCTGTGGCTGGAACTATTGGCCAGACTGTTGCGTACCCTCTTGATGTCATCAGAAGAAGAATGCAGATGGTCGGCTGGAGCCATGCTGACTCTATTGTTACTGGACAAAGCAAAGAAGCACTCCAGTACAATGGTATGATCGATGCATTTAGGAAAACTGTTCGTCATGAAGGTGTTGGTGCTCTGTACAAGGGTCTTGTGCCAAATTCAGTGAAG GTGGTGCCCTCGATTGCCATTGCATTTGTCACTTACGAGAttgtgaaggatgtgctaggaGTAGAGATGAGGATATCAGACTGA
- the LOC120664480 gene encoding mitogen-activated protein kinase kinase kinase 7-like: MEQLRQVGEALGGVHALMAFADDLRINPRQCHLLADACALAFAAVAAEVRAHLRFHERLAKWKPLEGPLRELHRAVHDAEGYVRHCLEPRDSWWARAAALTHGADCVEQHLHSLLWSVAVVIEAVEAVSEVTAGSDPDELARRRLLLAKDYDRDMLEPRLFRQRLGGRYLATRELAARMDAAWKEDRWHLSQLLEERKSPASPEPLTRNEHRLADLLTSPRGKVNPASLLLHGDFHVRRRLVGNLKEVQWMGETFAVKHLVGADADAVGAEVALLTLVAHPNVAHCRYCFHDEDKREFFLLMDELMTKDLASHVKEVNSAKRRIPLPLVVVVDAMLQIARGMEYLHSKKIYHGDLNPSNVLVKARHADAHLHVKVAGFGPPTVTAASPRPSPRALANANANNAAAAANPCIWYAPEVLEQEAAKCSEKADVYSFAMICFELLTGKIPFEDNHLQGEHMSKNIRAGERPLFPFQAPKYLTNLTRRCWHGDPAQRPAFASICRVLRYVKRFLVLNPADPQGQPDAPPPVPPVDYLDIEANLLKRFPAWQAGNAAPRVSDVPFQMFAYRVVEKERTRAAIMHIGRDKASDSSSDGNSLCGDENGSSLGAVLSDTEAVSMSSRSTARSLSDRSSSRASPRKVDRKVNSRLAGKLSVHVGPVVVESFSSMSGAAGPPQKSKSMGVVRQPQARRTQRIKSDGNLNSAVVPSSRRRVPGSGGGHASDSELA; the protein is encoded by the exons ATGGAGCAGCTCCGCCAGGTGGGCGAGGCCCTCGGCGGCGTCCACGCGCTCATGGCCTTCGCCGACGACCTCCGGATCAACCCGCGCCAGTGCCACCTCCTCGCCGACGCCTGCGCGctcgccttcgccgccgtcgccgccgaagtGCGCGCCCACCTCCGCTTCCACGAGCGCCTGGCCAAGTGGAAGCCGCTGGAAGGCCCGCTGCGGGAGCTCCACCGCGCCGTCCACGACGCCGAGGGCTACGTCCGCCACTGCCTCGAGCCGCGCGACAGCTGgtgggcgcgcgccgccgcgctcacgCACGGCGCCGACTGCGTCGAGCAGCACCTGCACAGCCTGCTCTGGAGCGTCGCCGTGGTGATCGAGGCCGTCGAGGCCGTCTCGGAGGTGACCGCCGGGTCGGACCCTGACGAGCtcgcccggcggcggctgctgttgGCCAAGGACTACGACAGGGACATGCTCGAGCCCAGGCTGTTCCGGCAGAGGCTCGGCGGGCGGTACCTGGCCACGCGTGAGCTCGCTGCCAGGATGGACGCGGCGTGGAAGGAGGACAGGTGGCACCTGTCCCAGCTCCTCGAGGAACGGAAGAGCCCGGCGTCACCGGAGCCGTTGACGCGGAACGAGCACCGGCTCGCCGACCTCCTGACCTCGCCGCGGGGGAAGGTGAACCCGGCGTCCCTGCTCCTGCACGGAGACTTCCACGTGCGGAGGCGCCTCGTGGGCAACCTCAAGGAGGTGCAGTGGATGGGGGAGACCTTCGCGGTGAAGCACTTggtcggcgccgacgccgacgccgtggGCGCCGAGGTCGCGCTGCTCACCTTGGTGGCGCACCCGAACGTGGCGCACTGCCGGTACTGCTTCCACGACGAGGACAAGAGGGAGTTCTTCCTCCTCATGGATGAGCTCATGACCAAGGACCTGGCCTCCCACGTCAAGGAGGTGAACAGCGCCAAGCGTCGGATACCGCTCCCGCTCGTGGTCGTCGTCGACGCCATGCTGCAGATCGCGCGCGGCATGGAGTACCTCCACTCCAAGAAGATCTACCACGGGGACCTCAACCCGTCCAACGTGCTCGTCAAGGCGCGGCACGCCGACGCGCACCTGCACGTCAAGGTCGCCGGGTTCGGGCCACCCACGGTGACCGCGGCCAGCCCCAGGCCGAGCCCGAGGGCGCTGGCCAATGCAAATGCCAataacgccgccgccgccgccaatccCTGCATCTGGTACGCGCCGGAGGTgctggagcaggaggcggccaaGTGCAGCGAGAAGGCGGACGTGTACAGCTTCGCCATGATCTGCTTCGAGCTCCTGACAGGCAAGATCCCATTCGAGGACAACCACCTGCAGGGCGAGCACATGAGCAAGAACatccgcgccggcgagcggccgcTGTTCCCGTTCCAGGCGCCCAAGTACCTGACCAACCTCACCAGGCGGTGCTGGCACGGCGACCCGGCGCAGCGGCCGGCGTTCGCGTCCATCTGCCGCGTCCTCCGCTACGTGAAGCGGTTCCTGGTCCTGAACCCGGCGGACCCGCAGGGGCAgcccgacgcgccgccgcccgtgccgccGGTGGACTACCTGGACATCGAGGCGAACCTGCTGAAGAGGTTCCCGGCGTGGCAGGCAGGGAACGCGGCGCCGCGCGTCTCCGATGTTCCGTTCCAGATGTTCGCATACAGGGTCGTGGAGAAGGAGAGGACCAGGGCGGCGATCATGCACATCGGCAGGGACAAGGCCTCCGACTCCAGCAGCGACGGCAACTCGCTGTGCGGGGACGAGAACGGCAGCAGCCTCGGCGCGGTGCTGTCGGACACGGAGGCGGTTTCCATGTCGAGCCGCAGCACGGCGCGGTCTCTGTCGgaccggagcagcagcagggcgTCGCCGAGGAAGGTGGATCGCAAGGTCAACTCCAGGCTAGCAGGCAAGCTCTCTGTCCATGTTGGTCCTGTGGTCGTTGAGAGCTTCAGCTCCATGTCCGGTGCTGCTG GGCCGCCGCAGAAGTCCAAGTCGATGGGTGTGGTTAGGCAGCCGCAGGCCAGGCGAACGCAGAGGATCAAGTCCGACGGCAATCTGAATTCTGCCGTGGTACCGTCCAGCAGGCGGCGCGTTCCCGGTTCCGGCGGGGGTCACGCTTCGGACTCCGAACTAGCATAA